A window of Scylla paramamosain isolate STU-SP2022 chromosome 36, ASM3559412v1, whole genome shotgun sequence genomic DNA:
accaccacctcttttaCCACTGTGCTGTGTGAGCTGCTCTAATCTTCTGTGCTTGTTCCACCTCCATCGACACCATGTggaacatcatcaccatcaaggGCATTGTCCTTGTGGTGATGTTCTTTATCACTTTCGTGTGCTCCATGCTCCCCATCTTGTTTGTACGACACATCAGGGAGACCCACGACTCTGGCCGGAGGtccaggtgagtgtgtggccCAGCAGGTGTGATAGGTCTTGCACAGGCAGGAGTGTATGTTCAGGTGTGGTCTTTGTAGTCACCAGGTGTGTCCTTTGTCATGCTGCTTTTGGAACTTCATTGAAACATTGAGAAACTGAGCTAAAGGTAGAGTAGACTGGCCATGAGAGGTCATTGCTGCGGATTAATCCCTGGCAGGACACTTGGGGTAAACACAGGTCCAACACAGTACCTGTTAGACCATCCTCTAACTAGATTTTGGTGTAGCTTGATTGTCCTGTCACTCCACCTTTACTTGAAATATCAAAGTCAGGCCAAGCTAAGACAGTTTTTCTTGGAGCAGAATCATCATATAATGCAAATTTTTATTGAAGCGTGGTGTGTATAAATTATTTAATGTTTAATGGGATGTTCTTTAAAGGAACATATCCCAGATATAGTGATAGAATTCAAGAAATATGTAGTGTGTATTTAATACAATGCTTTTCTCAGAAAGATGACACAGTATTTCTAAATTCATGCTATGGCACAAATAGCAACCCAAAAAGCTAGTGATGTTCACCCTTGTATTGCCATTTACCCTGAAATGCTGACTTCTGTGACAGCAGGCATCCCAAACCTAATGCACTTTGTGTCGTTAGTACCCAGCTGTGCTGAGGCTTGTACTCTGGCTTGTCTCCAGGTACCAGGTGCTGCTGAGTTTCATGTCTTGCTCTGCTGGTGGAGTCTTCATGGGCACCTGCATCCTGGACCTTTTCCCTGATGTGCAGCAACAACTGGACCTCCTGATGGATCAGAACTTTGCCACCCAGTCTTACCCTGTCGCCGAGTTCATTGTGGTGTTTGGCTTCCTGCTTGTCCTCACCATGGAACAGATTGTCCTTGATTATAAGGAACAGAGCCTTCTTAACCGGTCAGTTATGCTCTTTACTTAAATTATTATTACCTCTAATCCAGTCACCTTTAGGGGATCGATCCTTTTTCAAAACTCCCAGCCTTTAAATTTTGCCCATTTTAGGAAGATATATTTTTCACTTGGTAGATATGAGCCTGAAGAAGAATTTCACTATAACACAGTTTAAGGCACATGAATTGATGTATTTATGCACCAAACATTTCCACACTTGGGTCTTAGTATTGAGTTGTGCCTGATTGTTgagtgagtgttttttattctGTCTGTTCCCTCAGGCCGCCTGAGGCTCAGGCACTGCTGAGTGAGCCAGAGGAGCAGCGGCGCACACTTGTGCAACAACACAATCTGAGTGGCATCACAGATCAGCCGGACCTGACGGCCTCCATCAGGCAAGTGTAAAGTAAAAAGTGGTGGAGGACGGATGGAATTCAgtgccacacacacatcttgTGCCAGTGGTTGGTTGGCTAACATTAGGCATGGGTGATTTTGTGGACAAATGGATTGCATGCTACCAATGAAATTTTTATCAGCTTCATGTTGCCATGTTAATGTGAAGAAAAGTATGAAACTTGAGACAAGGGGACATTTCAGGATGTCTTTAAGTTATTATTCTAGAGGACTGTTCATGAAACATAGTGTGCTTCTTTCTTTGCTGACTTTGGTGTTCACTGCATCACTCAGGAGTGAGACTGGGTCCCTGAGTGGGGCAAGCCAGGGCTACAACACTGCTGCGGACCACTGTGGCCCAGAGCATGCGGGGGGTCACAGCCACAACATTTTTGACCACTCTGTCCACCATGACATtgcctcccactcctccctgcGCTCCCTCCTTCTGCTGTTTGCACTGTCACTTCACTCGGTAATATTTTGAATTTGTTGATTTTGGTGAAGGTGCTTTATGTTTTAGACTGTTAATACCTATCAGTTAGAGATACTGTTGAGAGTGTTACAGGGACAGGTGTAGAGTATTATATTAGGGTGTTGTGATACTTGATAGATTCCAACTTTGGTCAGACATGTTAATACTGTTATATTACTCAGACAGTCAGGAGTGAGTGAAGTTAAAtactttgttttgtgtgttggtAGGTGTTTGAGGGACTGGCAGTGGGGCTGCAGGGGAGCATTGACGATGTGGTCAGTCTGTTTCTTGTGGTCATTTTCCACAAGGGAATCATTGCCTTCTCTCTGGGACTGAACATGGTCCAGTCAAAGCTGTCGGTCACACAGGTATGAGCTTGCCTGAGGTAAAGTGTTACCTGAATGATGATCTGATATTAAAATAAGGTTAAGGTTTGTCATCTTCAGCATAGAGATGTATGAATCCCCTCATGTGGTGATGgctctttctcacttcctccagaTGCTGATGGGCAACATGTTCTTCTGCATCACTGCCCCACTTGGTCTGGGTCTGGGGATGGGAATCACAGAGATGCAGGCCACCTTCACCACAGCAGCTGTTTCAGGCACACTTCAGGGCATTGCTTGTGGCACCTTCCTTTATGTCACATTCTTTGAGGTGAGTCCCTCCCTGTGAGCCATGAGGTGTTGCTGCTTTGTGTCGTGCACATGGGTTGAGGGTGTTGAGTCTGGGTGCGTGGGAATGTGGGTGAATTATTAAGAAtttttatataatgtgattCCTTATGATATATTTAAGGTTTCAAATTCTTTGTTTGATGTTATTAACTACTTGGTGGTGTAGTGTGTCATGTGCTTGGTTCATAACATAGAACCCTTACTACAAGACATCAGAAGTGGTCTAATGTTTTCTACAACTTCTTATGCTTTTATATGATGTCACTTTCCCTTAATAGCACCACATTAAAAGTTGACCAAACAAATTTCTGTTGCAAAGAAGGAAGTTTGACTTCATGGCCTCTCACAGGTCCTGCCTCATGAGATGAACAGTGGTGAGAACAGACTGCTCAAGCTGCTGTTCATCATCCTGGGCTTCGCCGCAGTATGTGGTGTTCTGTACCTGGATCCAGACATCAAGCGCCCTCGCTGTTTCCAGGAGCCTCTGCCAGCTGGTCCCACGTAACGCAcaggtggtgagagagcaggcTTTATTGTGGTGTGGGCTGTGAGGCGAGACATGTGTGCCTGTGCTAGGTTGCCTGGTTGAGAGTTGTGTGTATCAGTACAGGCTGGTTGTGCATTGGTGTGACTGCTGAATAGTGATGTGCTGGAAAATGTGAGATGTTTTGTATGATGAAGTATGACTAGGTAATATTTTGCCACCAGATGAAAAGGCAGGTTATTTGAATAAATGCACTTACTGACTTGCTGGTGGGATGGGGAAAGTTATGAAGAGATTAAGAGTTGTGGGTTGGAGTAGCTGAGAGGTGTAGGAAGTAAAGAGATCCTCTttttgggtttaggaagggatataaaaacccagggaggagttaggattcttttaatctctaacgtttcggctgaatagccatcctcagagagactgacttacatgagtgaaaacacactatttataacaacatacaaaattttctcatttgacattcatacagagtattgccatcctggcgtgtacctcacctaattttatttttctagtcaggtggcattatccgcctacgtgacgagcctttactggggattttccttgtacctgacctgagggccaatctggcggaattacccgcccacctgattaaaccttctctgtggttaatgacttccctagttgttatgagggctgcctctatagcttttctcattcttttcttcaatccaactttaatttctttagcctttttcccattttggtaggtgtttacatttttctatgtgcaatacaagggagtttgatgtgttgtgttttaaaacatctCTCCTATgctctgttattcttgttttaagtcccctgcctgtttctcctatgtatTGCTTTGTACAGcctttgcatggtatgctgtacactacgctgttattattaacaagtccgGTCTTTTTAATAATGAGCTAACGAGGACTAAAAAGACTGGTctgttaataataacagcgtagtgtacagcataccatgcaaaggttgtacaaagcaaTACATAgaagaaacaggcaggggacttaaaacaagaataacagagcATAGGAGAGATGttttaaaataaaaacacaacacatcaaactcccttgtattgcacatagaaaaatgtaaacacctaccaaa
This region includes:
- the LOC135090745 gene encoding zinc transporter ZIP1-like; amino-acid sequence: MWNIITIKGIVLVVMFFITFVCSMLPILFVRHIRETHDSGRRSRYQVLLSFMSCSAGGVFMGTCILDLFPDVQQQLDLLMDQNFATQSYPVAEFIVVFGFLLVLTMEQIVLDYKEQSLLNRPPEAQALLSEPEEQRRTLVQQHNLSGITDQPDLTASIRSETGSLSGASQGYNTAADHCGPEHAGGHSHNIFDHSVHHDIASHSSLRSLLLLFALSLHSVFEGLAVGLQGSIDDVVSLFLVVIFHKGIIAFSLGLNMVQSKLSVTQMLMGNMFFCITAPLGLGLGMGITEMQATFTTAAVSGTLQGIACGTFLYVTFFEVLPHEMNSGENRLLKLLFIILGFAAVCGVLYLDPDIKRPRCFQEPLPAGPT